The proteins below come from a single Micromonospora citrea genomic window:
- a CDS encoding type II toxin-antitoxin system Phd/YefM family antitoxin, with protein MADHAHREITQRELRNESGAIMRNVERGESFVITRNGTPIGKLIPLRRRTFVPRAEVLAAFATAPVLDAEAFRADIDSSVEQDPFSREW; from the coding sequence GTGGCAGACCACGCTCATCGGGAGATAACGCAACGAGAGCTGCGCAACGAGTCGGGCGCGATCATGCGTAACGTCGAGCGTGGCGAATCCTTCGTCATCACACGAAACGGCACGCCGATCGGAAAGCTCATCCCGCTGCGCCGGCGCACCTTCGTGCCGCGGGCCGAGGTGCTCGCCGCCTTCGCCACGGCCCCCGTGCTCGACGCCGAGGCCTTCCGCGCAGACATCGACTCGTCGGTGGAGCAGGACCCGTTCAGCCGTGAGTGGTGA
- a CDS encoding low temperature requirement protein A — protein sequence MGGFRWGKRLGPAVAIAPGARVDRFEIFFDLVFVFSFFIITRATAAHVTGQQLFHALLVLTVLWWVWVVHCVVATRVRLGEGFVPALMVVGMAALFCFALSLPQAFGDVREVSAGPMVVALSYLVIRLVHVLLYWHVARERPGERRMLLKYSPELTTSTLLLTAAALIPPQIDDPGRAALVRDGLWIGVVVLQYGMGLVAGAWGWTVTSAEHWTERYDLILIIALGESVISVGVGSDLLGQPPTWSAVTAAVLGIFFTAALWWAHYDVIGPAARIALHAAEGRSRVAMARDAYAYLHLPMIAGIILFALGAEEIVHAVADPEVPIAEPVAGPSVALLFGGVICFLCANMLFQLRTLHTLSWTRVGTVVLLAAAVPVGYRLPGLATLALLTAICVGMVAVEAVVMADSRRALREAVFEERTTHEAHEAAWRGRWRERAPEEPST from the coding sequence GTGGGCGGCTTCCGGTGGGGCAAGCGGTTGGGCCCCGCCGTCGCGATCGCCCCAGGCGCCCGGGTCGACCGGTTCGAGATCTTCTTCGACCTGGTCTTCGTCTTCTCGTTCTTCATCATCACCAGGGCCACCGCCGCCCACGTCACCGGTCAACAACTGTTCCACGCCCTGCTCGTGCTCACCGTGCTCTGGTGGGTGTGGGTGGTGCACTGCGTGGTGGCCACCCGCGTCCGGCTCGGCGAGGGCTTCGTGCCGGCGCTGATGGTGGTCGGGATGGCCGCGCTGTTCTGCTTCGCGCTCTCCCTCCCCCAGGCGTTCGGCGACGTGCGGGAGGTCTCGGCCGGGCCGATGGTCGTCGCGCTGAGCTACCTGGTGATCCGGCTCGTGCACGTGCTGCTGTACTGGCACGTCGCACGGGAGCGACCCGGCGAACGCCGGATGCTGCTCAAGTACTCCCCCGAGCTGACCACCAGCACCCTGCTGCTCACGGCGGCCGCGCTGATCCCGCCGCAGATCGACGACCCGGGCCGGGCCGCGCTGGTGCGCGACGGGCTCTGGATCGGCGTCGTCGTGCTCCAGTACGGCATGGGCCTGGTCGCCGGCGCCTGGGGCTGGACGGTGACCTCCGCCGAGCACTGGACCGAGCGCTACGACCTCATCCTGATCATCGCGCTGGGCGAGTCGGTCATCTCCGTCGGCGTCGGCAGCGACCTGCTCGGCCAGCCCCCGACCTGGTCGGCGGTGACCGCGGCGGTGCTCGGCATCTTCTTCACGGCCGCGCTGTGGTGGGCGCACTACGACGTGATCGGTCCGGCCGCCCGGATCGCCCTGCACGCGGCGGAGGGCCGTTCCCGGGTGGCGATGGCCCGGGACGCGTACGCCTACCTCCACCTGCCGATGATCGCCGGGATCATCCTGTTCGCGCTCGGCGCGGAGGAGATCGTGCACGCCGTCGCCGACCCGGAGGTGCCCATCGCCGAGCCGGTGGCCGGCCCCAGCGTGGCGCTGCTCTTCGGCGGGGTGATCTGCTTCCTGTGCGCGAACATGCTGTTCCAGCTGCGCACCCTGCACACCCTCTCCTGGACCAGGGTCGGCACCGTCGTCCTGCTCGCCGCCGCCGTACCGGTGGGCTACCGGCTGCCGGGCCTGGCCACCCTCGCCCTGCTCACGGCGATCTGCGTCGGCATGGTGGCGGTCGAGGCGGTGGTGATGGCGGACTCCCGACGAGCCCTCCGCGAGGCGGTCTTCGAGGAGCGGACCACCCACGAGGCGCACGAGGCCGCCTGGCGCGGCCGCTGGCGCGAGCGCGCCCCCGAGGAGCCGTCGACCTGA
- the sucB gene encoding 2-oxoglutarate dehydrogenase, E2 component, dihydrolipoamide succinyltransferase, with product MPVSVTMPRLGESVTEGTVTRWLKQEGDTVEVDEPLLEVSTDKVDTEIPSPAAGVLSRIVVGEDETAEVGSELAVIAGEGESTGGGETAPQQEEPAEEAAEAAAEPQAEAEQPAVEEPQAQAAPAPSGEGTPVKMPALGESVTEGTVTRWLKQVGETVEVDEPLLEVSTDKVDTEIPSPVAGTVLEIKVAEDETAAVGADLAVIGAAGAAPAEAKPEPKAKPEPKPEPKPEPKAEAKPEPKVTEPTPGMSYNEPSAEAEVSAQPAQAEQKAVPSAPAPQRPSAPAQGGGEEAAGYVTPLVRKLASEHGVDLASVNGTGVGGRIRKQDVLEAAEKAKAAKAAPAPAQQPAAAPAAKPAAKPQPSAKRGTTEKLPRIRATIAKRMQQSLHEMAQLTTVVEVDVTKVAKLRARAKDAFQQRHGVKLSFLPFFALAAVEALQTYPIVNASMDLEAGTITYPDAEHLGIAVDTERGLMVPVIHGAGDLNLGGIAKRIADLAERTRTNKISPDEIAGATFTLTNTGSRGALFDTPIVPSPQSAMLGTGAVVKRPVVVNDPELGEVVAVRSMVYLALSYDHRLIDGADAARFLVAIKERLEAGNFEAELGL from the coding sequence ATGCCGGTATCGGTCACCATGCCCCGGCTCGGCGAGAGCGTCACCGAGGGCACCGTCACGCGCTGGCTCAAGCAGGAGGGCGACACCGTCGAGGTCGACGAGCCCCTGCTCGAGGTGTCCACCGACAAGGTCGACACCGAGATCCCGTCCCCGGCGGCGGGCGTGCTGAGCCGGATCGTGGTCGGCGAGGACGAGACCGCCGAGGTCGGCAGCGAGCTGGCCGTGATCGCCGGTGAGGGCGAGTCGACCGGCGGCGGCGAGACCGCCCCGCAGCAGGAGGAGCCGGCCGAGGAGGCCGCCGAGGCCGCCGCGGAGCCGCAGGCAGAGGCGGAGCAGCCGGCCGTCGAGGAGCCGCAGGCGCAGGCCGCCCCGGCGCCGTCGGGCGAGGGCACCCCGGTCAAGATGCCGGCCCTCGGCGAGAGCGTCACCGAGGGTACGGTCACCCGCTGGCTCAAGCAGGTCGGCGAGACCGTCGAGGTGGACGAGCCGCTGCTGGAGGTCTCCACCGACAAGGTCGACACCGAGATCCCGTCGCCGGTCGCCGGCACCGTCCTGGAGATCAAGGTCGCCGAGGACGAGACCGCCGCGGTCGGCGCGGACCTGGCCGTCATCGGCGCGGCCGGCGCCGCCCCCGCCGAGGCCAAGCCGGAGCCCAAGGCCAAGCCGGAACCGAAGCCGGAGCCGAAGCCCGAACCGAAGGCCGAGGCCAAGCCGGAGCCCAAGGTCACGGAGCCGACCCCGGGCATGTCCTACAACGAGCCGTCGGCGGAGGCCGAGGTGTCGGCGCAGCCGGCACAGGCCGAGCAGAAGGCCGTGCCGTCGGCCCCCGCGCCGCAGCGCCCGTCGGCACCCGCCCAGGGCGGCGGCGAGGAGGCGGCCGGCTACGTGACCCCGCTGGTGCGCAAGCTCGCCAGCGAGCACGGTGTCGACCTGGCCTCGGTCAACGGCACCGGCGTCGGCGGCCGGATCCGCAAGCAGGACGTGCTGGAGGCGGCGGAGAAGGCCAAGGCGGCCAAGGCCGCGCCGGCTCCCGCGCAGCAGCCCGCCGCGGCCCCGGCGGCGAAGCCGGCCGCCAAGCCGCAGCCGAGCGCGAAGCGCGGCACCACCGAGAAGCTGCCCCGCATCCGCGCCACCATCGCCAAGCGGATGCAGCAGTCGCTGCACGAGATGGCGCAGCTGACCACCGTGGTCGAGGTGGACGTCACCAAGGTCGCCAAGCTGCGGGCCCGCGCCAAGGACGCGTTCCAGCAGCGGCACGGCGTGAAGCTGTCGTTCCTGCCGTTCTTCGCCCTCGCGGCCGTGGAGGCGTTGCAGACCTACCCGATCGTCAACGCCAGCATGGACCTGGAGGCGGGCACGATCACCTACCCCGACGCCGAGCACCTCGGCATCGCGGTGGACACCGAGCGCGGCCTGATGGTCCCGGTCATCCACGGCGCGGGCGACCTGAACCTGGGTGGCATCGCCAAGCGGATCGCCGACCTGGCCGAGCGCACCCGCACCAACAAGATCAGCCCGGACGAGATCGCGGGCGCGACCTTCACGCTGACCAACACCGGCAGCCGGGGTGCGCTCTTCGACACCCCGATCGTGCCGTCGCCGCAGTCGGCGATGCTCGGCACGGGTGCCGTGGTCAAGCGCCCGGTCGTGGTCAACGACCCCGAGCTGGGTGAGGTCGTCGCCGTCCGGTCGATGGTCTACCTGGCCCTGTCGTACGACCACCGGCTGATCGACGGCGCGGACGCCGCCCGCTTCCTGGTCGCGATCAAGGAGCGGCTGGAGGCCGGCAACTTCGAGGCCGAGCTGGGCCTGTAG
- the lpdA gene encoding dihydrolipoyl dehydrogenase, protein MSEPNDATFDIVILGGGSGGYATALRAAQLGLTVALVEKGKLGGTCLHNGCIPTKALLHAAEIADQTRESEQFGVKAELVGIDMAAVNSYKDGVIARLYKGLQGMFKSNKSVTVIEGHGKLVGRNVVEVDGKRYTGRNVVLASGSYAKSLPGLEVDGERVITSDHALTLDRVPSSAIVLGGGVIGVEFASVWKSFGVDVTIIEALPRLVAAEDEESSKALERAFRKRKINFKVGKPFEKVEKTDSGVKVTIAGGETVEAELLLVAVGRGPNTADLGYEEQGVKMDRGYVLTDERLRTSVPNVYAVGDIVPGLQLAHRGFQQGIFVAEEIAGQNPAVIDEAGIPRVTYSDPELASVGLTEAKAKEQYGADKVKTYNYNLGGNGKSQILKTAGFVKLVRVEDGPVVGVHMVGARVGEMVGEAQLIYNWEAYPAEVAQLVHAHPTQNEALGEAHLALAGKPLHAHA, encoded by the coding sequence GTGAGCGAGCCGAACGACGCAACCTTCGACATCGTCATCCTCGGAGGTGGCAGCGGCGGCTACGCGACCGCCCTGCGCGCCGCCCAGCTGGGCCTGACGGTCGCGCTGGTCGAGAAGGGCAAGCTCGGCGGGACCTGCCTGCACAACGGCTGCATCCCGACCAAGGCCCTGCTGCACGCCGCCGAGATCGCCGACCAGACCCGCGAGTCGGAGCAGTTCGGCGTGAAGGCCGAGCTGGTCGGCATCGACATGGCCGCGGTCAACTCGTACAAGGACGGCGTGATCGCCCGGCTCTACAAGGGCCTGCAGGGCATGTTCAAGAGCAACAAGTCGGTCACCGTCATCGAGGGCCACGGCAAGCTGGTCGGCAGGAACGTCGTCGAGGTCGACGGCAAGCGTTACACCGGCCGCAACGTGGTGCTGGCCTCCGGTTCGTACGCGAAGAGCCTGCCCGGCCTGGAGGTCGACGGCGAGCGGGTCATCACCAGCGACCACGCGCTCACCCTCGACCGGGTCCCGTCGTCGGCGATCGTGCTCGGCGGCGGCGTGATCGGCGTCGAGTTCGCCAGTGTGTGGAAGTCCTTCGGGGTCGACGTCACGATCATCGAGGCGCTCCCCCGGCTGGTCGCCGCCGAGGACGAGGAGTCGTCGAAGGCGCTGGAGCGGGCGTTCCGCAAGCGGAAGATCAACTTCAAGGTCGGCAAGCCGTTCGAGAAGGTCGAGAAGACCGACAGCGGCGTCAAGGTCACCATCGCCGGCGGCGAGACCGTCGAGGCGGAGCTGCTGCTGGTCGCCGTCGGCCGCGGCCCCAACACGGCAGACCTCGGCTACGAGGAGCAGGGCGTCAAGATGGACCGCGGCTACGTGCTGACCGACGAGCGGCTGCGCACCAGCGTGCCGAACGTCTACGCGGTCGGCGACATCGTGCCCGGCCTCCAGCTCGCCCACCGCGGCTTCCAGCAGGGCATCTTCGTCGCCGAGGAGATCGCCGGCCAGAACCCGGCCGTGATCGACGAGGCCGGCATCCCCCGGGTCACCTACTCCGACCCGGAGCTGGCGTCGGTCGGTCTGACCGAGGCGAAGGCCAAGGAGCAGTACGGCGCCGACAAGGTCAAGACCTACAACTACAACCTGGGCGGCAACGGCAAGAGCCAGATCCTCAAGACGGCCGGCTTCGTCAAGCTCGTCCGGGTGGAGGACGGCCCCGTCGTCGGCGTGCACATGGTCGGCGCCCGGGTCGGCGAGATGGTCGGCGAGGCGCAGCTCATCTACAACTGGGAGGCGTACCCGGCCGAGGTGGCGCAGCTCGTGCACGCCCACCCGACGCAGAACGAGGCCCTGGGCGAGGCGCACCTGGCCCTCGCCGGCAAGCCGCTGCACGCGCACGCCTGA
- a CDS encoding leucyl aminopeptidase codes for MTSPSTTLSLVDTDPAELAVDAIVIGVHSQTGEQDATSGLAGTLLLASGAESIAAAFDGKLTETLALLGATGGPGEVIKLATLGTVTAPVVAAVGLGPEPTGAAPAPETLRRAAGAAVRALAGAPRVALALPLPDDADAPAALRAVAEGALLGGYRFAGYKTRPQPSRREPVAEVLVAVPDAGDAGAQAEIARAQVVGGAVRRSRDWVNTAPNELRPPSFADSVADAAREAGLAVEVLDEDALAAGGYGGIIAVGQGSDAPPRLVKLSYTPAGGGNGKRVALVGKGITFDTGGISIKPAQGMWEMKSDMGGAAAVAATMLAIAALKPSVAVTAYLPMAENMPSGRSYRPGDVISMYNGKKVEVLNTDAEGRMILADAMARACEDGCDYLFETSTLTGGQVVALGKRIAGVMGTPELCERVRDAGDAVGEPTWPMPLPDDVRKGMDSEVADISQVNAGMDRAGHMLQGGVFLREFVTEDVAWAHIDIAGPSYHSGEATGYWTKGGTGVPVRTLVQLVEDVAANG; via the coding sequence GTGACATCGCCCAGCACCACCCTGAGCCTGGTCGACACCGACCCCGCCGAGCTCGCCGTCGACGCGATCGTGATCGGCGTGCACAGCCAGACCGGAGAGCAGGACGCCACCAGCGGACTCGCCGGGACCCTGCTCCTGGCCAGCGGCGCGGAGAGCATCGCCGCCGCCTTCGACGGCAAGCTGACCGAGACGCTGGCGCTGCTCGGCGCGACCGGCGGCCCCGGCGAGGTGATCAAGCTGGCCACGCTGGGCACGGTCACCGCCCCGGTGGTCGCCGCGGTCGGGCTGGGCCCGGAGCCGACCGGCGCCGCCCCGGCACCGGAGACCCTGCGCCGGGCGGCCGGCGCGGCCGTCCGGGCGCTCGCCGGCGCGCCCCGGGTGGCGCTGGCCCTGCCGCTGCCGGACGACGCCGACGCGCCGGCCGCGCTGCGCGCCGTCGCGGAGGGGGCGCTGCTCGGCGGTTACCGGTTCGCCGGCTACAAGACCCGGCCGCAGCCGTCCCGGCGCGAGCCGGTGGCCGAGGTGCTGGTCGCCGTCCCGGACGCCGGTGACGCCGGCGCCCAGGCCGAGATCGCCCGGGCCCAGGTGGTCGGCGGCGCCGTCCGGCGCAGCCGGGACTGGGTCAACACCGCCCCCAACGAGCTGCGCCCGCCGTCCTTCGCCGACTCGGTGGCGGACGCCGCCCGGGAGGCCGGCCTGGCGGTCGAGGTGCTCGACGAGGACGCCCTGGCGGCCGGCGGCTACGGCGGCATCATCGCCGTCGGGCAGGGCTCGGACGCCCCGCCGCGCCTGGTCAAGCTGAGCTACACCCCGGCCGGCGGCGGCAACGGCAAGCGGGTGGCGCTGGTCGGCAAGGGCATCACCTTCGACACCGGCGGCATCTCGATCAAGCCGGCGCAGGGCATGTGGGAGATGAAGTCCGACATGGGCGGCGCCGCCGCGGTGGCCGCGACCATGCTGGCGATCGCCGCGCTCAAGCCGTCGGTGGCCGTGACCGCGTACCTGCCGATGGCCGAGAACATGCCGTCCGGGCGGTCGTACCGGCCGGGTGACGTGATCAGCATGTACAACGGCAAGAAGGTCGAGGTGCTCAACACCGACGCCGAGGGCCGGATGATCCTGGCCGACGCCATGGCGCGGGCCTGCGAGGACGGCTGCGACTACCTCTTCGAGACCTCCACCCTCACCGGCGGCCAGGTCGTCGCGCTCGGCAAGCGGATCGCCGGCGTGATGGGCACCCCCGAGCTGTGCGAGCGGGTCCGCGACGCCGGCGACGCCGTCGGCGAGCCGACGTGGCCGATGCCGCTGCCGGACGACGTGCGCAAGGGCATGGACTCCGAGGTGGCCGACATCTCCCAGGTCAACGCCGGCATGGACCGGGCCGGTCACATGCTCCAGGGCGGCGTGTTCCTGCGGGAGTTCGTCACCGAGGACGTGGCGTGGGCGCACATCGACATCGCCGGCCCGAGCTACCACTCGGGCGAGGCGACCGGCTACTGGACCAAGGGCGGCACCGGCGTCCCGGTCCGCACGCTGGTCCAGCTCGTCGAGGACGTCGCCGCCAACGGCTGA
- the gcvT gene encoding glycine cleavage system aminomethyltransferase GcvT gives MTDATPDAAATRLRRSPLHERHTAAGAKFAPFGGWEMPLEYAGGGVLKEHTAVRTGVGVFDVSHLGKARVTGPGAAGFVNACLSNDLRRIGPGRAQYTLCCDDVTGGVVDDIIAYLHSDDHVFLIPNAANTAEVVRRLRAAAPSSVTVTDEHEAYAVLAVQGPRSAELLGALGLPTGHDYMSFSTATLDGVELTVCRTGYTGELGFELVTPAEHAVAVWDALFAAGVDLRACGLAARDTLRTEMGYPLHGQDLSPEITPVQARSGWAVGWDKPAFWGRAALLAEKAAGPRRTLRGLEAVDRAIPRPGMTVHVGDARVGTITSGTFSPTKKQGIALALLDTDPKLTDGDVVEVDIRGRRAQMRLTRPPFVTPSVR, from the coding sequence ATGACCGACGCGACCCCCGACGCCGCCGCGACCCGGCTGCGCCGTTCCCCCCTGCACGAGCGGCACACCGCTGCGGGCGCCAAGTTCGCCCCGTTCGGCGGCTGGGAGATGCCGCTGGAGTACGCCGGCGGCGGAGTGCTCAAGGAGCACACCGCGGTGCGCACCGGCGTCGGCGTCTTCGACGTCTCCCACCTCGGCAAGGCGCGGGTGACCGGGCCGGGCGCGGCCGGGTTCGTCAACGCCTGCCTCAGCAACGACCTGCGTCGCATCGGGCCGGGCCGTGCGCAGTACACCCTCTGCTGCGACGACGTCACCGGCGGCGTGGTGGACGACATCATCGCCTACCTGCACTCCGACGACCACGTCTTCCTCATCCCCAACGCGGCGAACACGGCCGAGGTGGTACGCCGGCTCCGCGCCGCCGCGCCGTCGTCGGTCACGGTCACCGACGAGCACGAGGCGTACGCCGTCCTCGCCGTGCAGGGGCCGCGCTCGGCCGAGCTGCTCGGCGCGCTGGGCCTGCCGACCGGGCACGACTACATGAGCTTCTCCACCGCGACGCTGGACGGGGTCGAGCTGACGGTGTGCCGTACCGGCTACACGGGAGAGCTGGGCTTCGAGCTGGTGACGCCGGCCGAGCACGCCGTGGCGGTCTGGGACGCGCTCTTCGCGGCGGGCGTCGACCTGCGGGCCTGCGGGCTGGCCGCCCGGGACACCCTGCGCACCGAGATGGGATACCCGCTGCACGGGCAGGACCTGTCGCCGGAGATCACCCCGGTGCAGGCCCGCTCCGGCTGGGCGGTCGGCTGGGACAAGCCGGCGTTCTGGGGCCGTGCCGCCCTGCTCGCGGAGAAGGCCGCCGGCCCGAGGCGTACGTTGCGCGGCCTGGAGGCCGTCGACCGGGCGATCCCGCGCCCCGGTATGACCGTGCACGTCGGCGACGCGCGGGTCGGCACGATCACCAGCGGCACGTTCTCCCCGACGAAGAAGCAGGGCATCGCCCTGGCCCTCCTGGACACCGACCCGAAGCTGACCGACGGCGACGTCGTCGAGGTGGACATCCGCGGCCGCCGCGCCCAGATGCGCCTCACCCGTCCCCCGTTCGTCACCCCCTCGGTGCGCTGA
- a CDS encoding DUF2314 domain-containing protein: MLITDDFLPVPVPESLSATYLVPMTGLPKVSAKTAVQRLSGRLAEPVHGLARQMLDSPLMSVDTRSIDEFPALPPDLLTAFGATEAQLARLAAASHLVVVQAEYRPGWPPAHEWAARAVAAAVAESVDGDVVDVFGLQFLDPASALRSLPDAQGRIRLVDWVLVPYSSDAEGLWFTTKGLRRFGLLELQTQGVPDHLTRAWGAVMTGAARRLLRDWTDGLAGEEVPAFVQLPVLATVTGHDIAVAYGNPEQHGATAPVLLRLELDPATDPDADSFLSLRPPAGHPGPDGRYYAAACATLFAGIQPDVRYARPGDAMSKAIATARAGLGDIRARFLAGQLPPETQLVVKYGLPGDDGPEFVWAGVTSWDAPERIEAASASDADSDPTVRIGSPVVVEAADVVDWAVLDGTGVIEGGWTQAVLDAGERPGPPV; this comes from the coding sequence ATGCTCATCACGGACGACTTCCTGCCCGTACCCGTCCCGGAGTCGCTGAGCGCGACCTATCTGGTGCCCATGACGGGGCTGCCGAAGGTGAGCGCGAAGACCGCCGTGCAGCGGCTCAGCGGCCGGCTGGCCGAGCCGGTGCACGGGCTGGCCCGGCAGATGCTGGACAGCCCGCTGATGAGCGTGGACACCCGGTCGATCGACGAGTTCCCCGCGCTGCCGCCGGACCTGCTCACCGCGTTCGGCGCGACGGAGGCGCAGCTCGCCCGGCTGGCCGCCGCGAGCCACCTGGTCGTGGTGCAGGCCGAGTACCGGCCCGGCTGGCCGCCGGCCCACGAGTGGGCGGCGCGGGCGGTGGCCGCCGCCGTGGCCGAGTCGGTCGACGGCGACGTGGTGGACGTGTTCGGCCTGCAGTTCCTCGACCCGGCGTCGGCGCTGCGCTCGCTGCCGGACGCCCAGGGGCGCATCCGGCTGGTCGACTGGGTGCTGGTGCCCTACTCCTCCGACGCCGAGGGGCTCTGGTTCACCACGAAGGGGCTGCGCCGCTTCGGGCTGCTGGAGCTGCAGACCCAGGGCGTGCCGGACCACCTGACGCGGGCGTGGGGCGCGGTGATGACCGGCGCGGCGCGGCGGCTGCTGCGGGACTGGACCGACGGGCTCGCCGGCGAGGAGGTGCCCGCGTTCGTGCAGCTGCCGGTGCTCGCCACGGTGACCGGGCACGACATCGCGGTGGCGTACGGCAATCCGGAGCAGCACGGGGCGACGGCGCCGGTGCTGCTGCGCCTGGAGCTGGACCCGGCCACCGACCCGGACGCCGACTCGTTCCTCAGCCTGCGCCCGCCCGCCGGGCACCCGGGGCCGGACGGCCGTTACTACGCCGCCGCCTGCGCCACCCTCTTCGCCGGCATCCAGCCGGACGTGCGCTACGCCCGCCCGGGCGACGCGATGAGCAAGGCGATCGCCACCGCGCGTGCCGGGCTGGGCGACATCCGCGCCCGCTTCCTCGCCGGGCAGCTCCCGCCGGAGACGCAGCTCGTGGTGAAGTACGGGCTGCCCGGCGACGACGGCCCGGAGTTCGTCTGGGCGGGGGTGACCTCGTGGGACGCCCCGGAGCGCATCGAGGCGGCCAGCGCCAGCGACGCCGACAGCGACCCCACGGTGCGCATCGGCTCCCCGGTCGTGGTGGAGGCCGCCGACGTGGTCGACTGGGCCGTGCTCGACGGCACCGGCGTCATCGAGGGCGGCTGGACCCAGGCCGTCCTGGACGCCGGCGAACGCCCCGGCCCCCCGGTCTGA
- a CDS encoding adenosylcobinamide-GDP ribazoletransferase, whose amino-acid sequence MPAESRLADGARLALTTFTILPVRAGRIDRAVAGTAMALAPAVGALLGVVLAAILLPTAALAPPLVAAVVTVGAGALLTRGLHLDGLADTVDALGSYRRGAAALEIMKKPDVGPFGVAALVVVLLLQAAALAELVGRSWSATLAAVVAATAAGRLGVAVACRRGVPAARPEGLGALVAGTVGPVALAAGAVAVALVAVAAVPGRPWQGPLAVAAALAVAVGLLRHVVRRLGGVTGDVLGATVEVVTTLVYLGLVLSG is encoded by the coding sequence GTGCCGGCTGAGTCGCGGCTCGCCGACGGGGCGCGGCTGGCGCTGACCACCTTCACCATCCTTCCGGTGCGCGCCGGGCGCATCGACCGGGCGGTGGCGGGGACGGCGATGGCGCTGGCCCCGGCGGTCGGCGCGCTGCTCGGCGTCGTCCTCGCCGCGATCCTGTTGCCGACCGCCGCGCTCGCGCCCCCGCTGGTCGCGGCGGTGGTGACCGTCGGCGCCGGGGCGCTGCTCACCCGAGGGCTGCACCTGGACGGGCTGGCCGACACCGTGGACGCGCTGGGCTCGTACCGGCGGGGGGCGGCCGCGCTGGAGATCATGAAGAAGCCGGACGTGGGCCCGTTCGGGGTGGCCGCGCTGGTGGTCGTACTCCTGCTGCAGGCGGCGGCCCTCGCGGAGCTGGTCGGGCGGTCGTGGTCGGCGACGCTCGCGGCGGTCGTGGCCGCGACCGCGGCGGGCCGGCTCGGGGTGGCGGTGGCCTGCCGGCGCGGCGTGCCGGCGGCCCGCCCGGAGGGGCTCGGCGCGCTGGTGGCCGGCACCGTCGGCCCGGTCGCGCTGGCCGCCGGGGCGGTCGCCGTCGCGCTGGTGGCGGTCGCCGCCGTGCCGGGCCGCCCGTGGCAGGGGCCGCTCGCCGTCGCCGCCGCCCTCGCCGTCGCGGTGGGGCTGCTGCGCCACGTGGTACGCCGGCTCGGCGGCGTCACCGGCGACGTGCTCGGCGCGACCGTGGAGGTGGTCACCACGCTGGTCTACCTGGGACTGGTGCTGTCCGGCTGA